cgataaaatttattattaacgaacatCGTCTGCAATAAGAATACATTTTATGAAATACTGATATCGGAACAAGTCTTGAAAGTTTCTTGAGGTCCGCATCCCATTCCTTCAGAACCGTCTTTGCAAATACCCCAGTTGTTTGCAGCAAAATATTCCCATCTCAAAACACAATGTTCGCAGGTAAGATTATCTGGTAGAAGTACATTCATGGTGTAATCCTTGGAAGCGTGACTCTTTAACACATATCTATCTGATCCATCCTCTAATTTCAAGGGATATCGATTAAAGCACTCTTCGGTTTCAAGTTCTTTTGGATTCGAGAGAGGACATATTTGTAATTTGAAATAACCCCAATGATTCGCAGTGATACGTGCTACAACGTTGATCTTTTGACCCTTTTGATATCTGTCAttcaatgtaatattaatatcatacattatattattaacaaaaattgtcGAATCATTTTAATTACCTTCTGACGATGGTACCCGTGCCATAAAGTCCAGTGTTCTCGTTTGGTCTAGGTTGTGGTAGAATGTAATTATCACCGCAAATTCCGCATTTACCACCGTTTTGTATTTGTACCTGtagatttttttcaattgaGATTACGATCAATAAGAAaactttaacaaaaaaaaacgttgaAAACGTTGAAAGAACTCACGCTCAAACCACCACAGAAATTtccatcgtcgtcgtaattCGGTGGAACACGAAATCCTTTCCTCCAAGCACTGCTTCTATTAACGGGTTCCATTAACATACCATGTCCATAAATTTCTTCGATGTTTATGGCCATTAAAGCCGCGACAATGAAAAGTTTTGTAATAAACATTGTGATTATACTCGGATAATAATCTCCATTTGGCAATGAATTAATGTCGATTCAATTTTTTACGTTTCATGaattagtatttatataaacgcCCTCATCAAGATAAGAAGATTATCTTTGGGATAAGATATATTTGGCTActtaataatataagataaataagataaaaaacgttcgtcaatgatttttaattactaatttttatacatttctttttatgagaCAATCTAATTTCGATAGCATCGTTAGAGTATTATTAGCGTTATCTTTTGACGAATAATTTACGAATTAGTTCATCatcgaaatctttttaattatattacataactttttcattaatctgtaatttaatattctctataaattcattcgatattaataCGTAAACATATCGTAATTATCAAGCAAATTTAATCGTGAACTATTTTTTATGCGTTCGCTGACTATGatggaatttttttcattatctttttattgaGATAAGCTCTCAATTTCATCGATTAGATCGTTCCATAAAATTTCCTTTAATTCCTTCTTGAAGTTTtcataagagaaaaattaatttgcatAAGTTTCGTGTTTATCAAGATTGTCGTCATGTGACGATTGTCGAGTAGACGATGTTTCGTGACTAATACCATGAAAAATTCTGTCGAACATGGATTGTGTTTGattatgttaatttttatctgaACAACGCGATAAACGCGAAGTAGACAAACGTTTGTAATATCGTtctgtttttataatatcccTCGAGATTTtgtctttcttattattatttttttgctttcgtaAATGTAAATGTTTTGGCAACATCGTTTATTCGTTCTATTAGTAATTGGAATATTCTAAGAAATGGGAAAATAAATACTTCGAAAAACAAAGTGCCATGAAGAATATACAACGTATGACATTTATTCTCGCTTTCGTCTCCTTGAAACGAATTAAAGTACAGATTTGATAACAGAAGATCCTACACgaacatacgtatacatagggggggggggggtgagagagagagagggggagatatatttattattttctcatcgAGCATTCGAAACTCTTGTAGATATTTGAAACGCGTCCGATATATTACGCTTCTTCCATTTTTAcgttagaaatatttcttaatatttgttacgcttttatttttctgtgcTAAATACTATATAGACCATTCGAGGATTAAACATATCAATCGAACTACAATCCACTGTATGTCGACAAATGTTTAAGATCATGTATATTCGATCTCGTCGAGCCAATGCTCGGAAAGCCCATGagaatgttaattattaacgtATATATTCTCTGTATATACTTGGACAGATacgttgtatgtatatagatacatatatatatgcatgtgtatatatagaatccGTGTGTCTGAACGGAAATCATTCCAAACAGAGTTTTTCGGACtaaatattaacataaattAGCACAACGAGACTTCATCAACTTTTctaacaattaaatatatgtgtatatatatatatacatatatatgtgtgtatatatatgtatttatatatgtatatatatgtatgtatgtatatgtgtatatatatatatatttatatatatatatatatttatatatctacacagCATATGTAGATACCTAGTTGTGCGTACaactatttttaatcaaacatTCAGTCGCGatattttacctttttcttttctttctttcttcctcttatttttatttaataattttcttgtgtttatattatatgtacctatatgtatatacacatcacTTCTCGATGACCTTTTTCATACGTGAATATCATTTTGATATCTTTCATAATGTTTCAGGCTTGAagacttttataatttataaagtcATCACATCATTCGATATCTCTGATTTCATGTCGTAGAAATTATTAGATGAAAATTACTATTCCGAAAAGTTTTTCACGAGTATAGGACCGTTTATAcgtgaaatttattatgtaaaagCTTAGGAAAAATTAATCAAGTCGAGTAAATGTTGAAGAGTTAAGTCGAGTCTATACCGAATCGAACGGTGGGAATGAAAGAATTTATTCTAATCGTGTcttacgattaaaatttccGTTCAATGAATTTGTGCCGAGACCctgtcattttctttttcatagttTTATAATAAGCCACGAACTGTCAATATCGTAATCTGTATTCAAAGAAGCCTATTTAcaagaattaatatatgtaattaatatatgtaattaaattatatatatgtgacaAAGCTATACGTTTTACTTAAAATGCgtgaaacgattaaaatataaatacaaattgataattaaaaagtacattaagaagagagataaattaaCTTCGTCGATTTTAACGCAAAGtcacgaaatattaaaattagacAGCTTCTTTCAAAGTATCATCCTTGGGAACTATTTAAGAATTGAATCAAACTTCtcgtttatatatagttaaaatTCTTACGAGAACAAACAAAATTCTCACGGGGTCTCcatattattcgattatttattatgcatCTGATATTCTTTATTCGCAGATTTCGGaggtttttcttcttccggaCGGTGTACCATGGACGTGAAATTCGTGATATTTGTTAACGTCGGTCCAATCGTCGATTCAATCGTCAATCTTTCCGTTGGAGTCGGCGATCGTATAGATTCCttgtaaagatataaaaaaagaaaaaaacaagaaaagataacATAAGAATAGTTACtattaataagatttatttttatcgtacaaaacaagatttatttttatcgtataaaataaatcttaccTCGATAGCGTTCGCTTTTAAACTCCATGAATTCTGTTGTCTAAGCTCCTCCAATTGTTTCTCGAAAAGATCTCTCCGATTATTTTGAGATTCTACGATATCGTTTTTCGATATCGCGTATTTAGGCGATGCAACTGCCGAGACAGCAACGAAAGCGTTTCTCGATTTTGTGGAGATGTTCGATACCGTTCCTGGTTTCGAAATTGGCAGAGTGGTAACTCTGTGATAACTAAATTGTTTCCATTTCGGAGGCCATGAGTTAGCTCTTTCGTAAGTGTTATTCCAGTTGTTCGGTTTATGTAACGATAAAGTCTCCTTCGAACTATCTATTCCGTTATTCGTTTCGTTTGCTTTCAATGATGGTACATCATTAGAGGATACATCATGATTACCTTTTCCTAAATCTACGTTTTCAGGTTGGCCCTTGTCAAAGCTACGTTTCCGATCCCACAAagcataattttctttgttcgaATAATCGTTCTCAAACTTGAACGGCCAATTAATAACTTTATTCGATCTTGATGACCCACGATCGGAAATATTAGATTCGTCTTGCGATAAATCGTATTCTCTGTTCCAAAGATCTACATTTTTAGATTTTGGAGACCACAACTCAACTCCATTGATATGTTTTGCGTAAGTTGGAATCGAGCTGCTACTTCCGTTCGATTCAAACCAACGTCGGATCGTAGGTCCTGTAGGATTCTCGTTGAAAGGATCACTTTGAGGTTCGAATCGATAGGGCATCCACGTAGATTTATCAGGAGGCATGTCCCAGGCACCAA
This window of the Vespula vulgaris chromosome 1, iyVesVulg1.1, whole genome shotgun sequence genome carries:
- the LOC127068955 gene encoding uncharacterized protein LOC127068955, coding for MFITKLFIVAALMAINIEEIYGHGMLMEPVNRSSAWRKGFRVPPNYDDDGNFCGGLSVQIQNGGKCGICGDNYILPQPRPNENTGLYGTGTIVRRYQKGQKINVVARITANHWGYFKLQICPLSNPKELETEECFNRYPLKLEDGSDRYVLKSHASKDYTMNVLLPDNLTCEHCVLRWEYFAANNWGICKDGSEGMGCGPQETFKTCSDISIS